The genomic segment ATCCTGGTAAAGGAAAACCGAGTCCTGATCGGTGCGGACACGAATGGGCACTCCAGACTCTGGCACTCGGAGTCGCGGAACAAACGGGGTCGCCTTACCGAAGAGTGCATTATTAGACATGGCCTGACTGTACATAATAAAGCTAGCCAACCAAGCACATTCTGCCGCAATGACGGTCGTGCATCAAACATAGATATAACATTGACCACAGCTGATATTAGCCATCTGTTGCATGGTTGGTCAGTCAGGGATCTCACTGACAGTGATCACAGGGTCATAAACATGGTCCTTAAAATAAACATGCCGTCCAAGAAATTATCCGATCCTCTCAGATATAGTGTCAGACTGGCAGACTGGGATGTGTTTAGAAGCACCCTGCTGGGAGAGATAGGCGGAATAAATGAGATTAGCATAGACACAATGGCCTTGGGCTTAAGCCACGCCCTCAAAGTTGCAGCTGATAAAGCGATACCAATGAAAAAACCTGATGGTGCAGTAGGTAAGAATATATGGTGGTCACCAGTCCTTGCAAATATGCGTAAAGACCTTGCCAGGAAGAGACGAAACGGTCTAAAGTCCACCAACCgtcaagaatataataaaatacgcaATGAATTTCTCACAGAAATAAGACGCCAAAAACTCGAGTCCTGGAAGTGCTTTGCGGATGAGCTAAACACAAATCCGTGGTGCAAGGCTTTCCCCAAGTAACACGTGGAtgttaataagataataatagaatattcaTTAAGAATATATGTAATGTGTAAAGAATATTCTTCATTCACATAAAGATCTTCTATTAATATGCATGTAATGTGAAAAAATAGCAAAATGAGTCACCTATAGATAGTCCATGAATATCTAGTCTTATTGGATCAACTATGAATAATCTTATAGGAATATtcatatagtaatttaaattatttatactgattaaataatatatgaataactCATAATTGTTCGTTTAAATTATTACCAAAATACTATTTGATGATGCATCATTAttcatgaataatgaatatcatattctattcattataaaacatatatccATTGGttgtgaatatattaatttattttagatacaatataatatatacatatatatttttttataatatttgcatatttttttttgtatagacttgctaattgtttttaaatcttgcatgtaaatgcaatatttaagtctaactaaaaaaaaaaaccaaaataaactttaaaacactcatatattttatggacattttatatatactgtgtaaaaaaaaaaataagaacataTTTCTatgttaaaactaattaatattaacattgtttAAAACTATAGCAGTCTTATTAGCTCTTTCCCCTGCCTTGGTAAGCCAAATACTTGCAACTGATTCGATTTCTTTTAATGTTTTCCCTGAATTATTGCTAGACGAATGAACAGCtcctaaaacattataattttatataattatataaatataacatattaagttaatacaaaactatagattatatagtattttttcaaaatgcaaACAAGTGATGCTAACCTGTGGAGGGGGATGGGGGTTGAGCACATTATTGCTGAGGGAGGCGAAAGGAGTCCTCAAAGtaacattatttgtatttttcaatgtagagaaatatgaaatattaatgatCCGAAATAggtgatcaatttttttaatttataggagAGTgcttgaaattattgaaaatgtacaaaagGGGCATAGAATAGAGGAGACTGGGAACTAGTAACTACTGATGTAAACAgacactattaaattatttattgattagttaTAAGGTATTAGCTTGTTGTCACGGCTGCAGTGAACAAAACATCATTTGACACTAATATAACACTAAAATCCTCAAGTAAAGTAAAACACAatccagaaaaataaaagtaaaaatctacactcttaaaatatgcaaaaaaggGCTGAGTagcaatcaataaaataatagattaaattGAATcacgtattttgaaaataagtaaacaaataataaatttgttatttatatagaaaaaaatcatatttacttGTGAGTAATGATgccaaaatagttttattaaatggtTGTTTATTGTTCTTGTGCCCAGTATAACTAAATGATTTAGCATAATCATCAGTGATCAACTTCCTTAAGATGCGCCTGACAGACTCTTTGAAAGATGATCCTCCAATTAATGCCAAAGTtttaacctaaatatttaatcaattgtattttaaagacatttgacataatattaatatatacttaatatattgtaatattaagctgtacaaatataacatttatattaacataacttACAATTTGATCATAGAGTGAAGAATTACTATTTAAGTCCGTGGTTATTTCATTTAATGCAGTTTCATCAGTTACAGGAAATTTGGATAAAACATTCTCTACTTCATGACGGCCATTTATTGATGTTTCTAGTCGATTTGTATGTTGTAACTTATCTTTGAGGTCGTTAACCATAACCATAATAACATCGAGATACTTTGTGTGTTCCTCAGATCTAGCGTTCAGAGTGACAAGTTGTCTCATGACTTGCCTTTGGAATTCTGTTaggatttattattaactaggtaattgtttaatatcaataatgtatagtaaaaaatagggtatgtattattatgtattaattaataaccactataatattgttccctgaacaatttattataagaacaattatagtggttatttatttaggaacaaaaaatatgaaatatagacatgtcttaaaatgaaaaagtatgacgtaaatattttatacaacaatgaaaattactaaaaaatccAAGTGAGTGTTAAATAATGAACCGTTAAAAACCAGAATTATTGTATAAAGTGAGCctttattattagtaaactGTTGATCaacttgataatataataaagtttttttttttaatcatgacTACAATAATTAGGAGTAAtagtattttacctatatattgaaattaaacaaaataatatacatttgacaTAAGTCCACCAAATTtgcattgaatttttttaaataaattatattttgttgttgtacCTGAATCACTGCAGTTATTTGTAGTTGATAACGATGAATTGATTATAGCTTTTTCTTTGTTTACTTCAGGCGGTATTTCAACAAGTGAGTTGGAAGCTATTTCAAAATCTGCTAAGTTATTTTCTGTaaaccataaataaatatatatcattaaattattatataaatattatattaattaaataaaaccataataatttatacatagttaatttaaaatttaaaatattaagtgtcCTATTgatgtaattttacaaaaataatatgtaatgataaatGTACTATCTaatcatcattatataatattatataattatataaagcattaatttgtataaagcATAAAACTTACCTAAGGATTGTTGTGTATCAGATCCATTATTTAATTCTTCTTCAAAATCATTATATTCATTATCAACTagtaataaattagaaatattatcttCATcacaataattgattttatctGTGTTGCTTTTTTCTTCTACGATTGTTTCCAAATCTAAAGGAAATAAACagataatagaataaaaaagttttataggAAAACATTACTTTAAGATatcaatataaaacatataaaacataggtacttGGACATTTTGGATATGGCGGTACATCAATTATTGATGTATTAGTCTGTTCTTCATCACTACTTTCATCATTACCCTGCAGtgtatgttttttattcaatacattGTTACtgtttgaattatttgtacGTTTACGGTTTTTGGATGAAGTTAAGAATTTTGGAGCGTCAGATTCTGAAGAAGTTTCCGCAAGAGTTTTGTTAGCAAATTTAGAGGCTTCATTATAGTTAGAAAACATTCTGGTACAAATCACTTTAATGGCATATGAAAACCAATCATTACTTGGagttaatctatttttgatTGCTGCTTGCATCTTTAATAATCCAATATGTGAAGGCCATAGACATTTCTCAAAATTTATCATCCAATTATTTGGAATAACTTCAATAGTGTTTTTTTCATGGATAAATTTAACAACATACCACCCACAAACTGCTGACATGAtctataatcaatttaaatttatataagtgAAACATAAGTGAatgttcttataaattataatttataaaatatttatatacatatttgtagacagcttgcataataattaataatacagtatGATAATTGTAGAAcagtatattaataagtatattttcaaataaaattgttatgtaaaaactaaaaatgtgcAAGGGAAAATGATatacgattttaaataatatcaattttcaaTATGTAGCAATGGTACAACTACAAAACTTCTGTCATAGGGTAAacgtattaatttttgatagaCATCTGATAATGG from the Acyrthosiphon pisum isolate AL4f chromosome X, pea_aphid_22Mar2018_4r6ur, whole genome shotgun sequence genome contains:
- the LOC107883835 gene encoding uncharacterized protein LOC107883835, which translates into the protein MSAVCGWYVVKFIHEKNTIEVIPNNWMINFEKCLWPSHIGLLKMQAAIKNRLTPSNDWFSYAIKVICTRMFSNYNEASKFANKTLAETSSESDAPKFLTSSKNRKRTNNSNSNNVLNKKHTLQGNDESSDEEQTNTSIIDVPPYPKCPNLETIVEEKSNTDKINYCDEDNISNLLLVDNEYNDFEEELNNGSDTQQSLENNLADFEIASNSLVEIPPEVNKEKAIINSSLSTTNNCSDSEFQRQVMRQLVTLNARSEEHTKYLDVIMVMVNDLKDKLQHTNRLETSINGRHEVENVLSKFPVTDETALNEITTDLNSNSSLYDQIVKTLALIGGSSFKESVRRILRKLITDDYAKSFSYTGHKNNKQPFNKTILASLLTRAVHSSSNNSGKTLKEIESVASIWLTKAGERANKTAIVLNNVNIN